Part of the Thiohalophilus sp. genome is shown below.
GTTGAATTATGGCAGACATGGATTCACCCATTGCAGGCTTCGAGACCCTTCTACTGGCGACCGACGGCACTGAATACAGTGCCGGCGCTGAATCTGCCGCACTGGATATGGCCGCCAAATGCGGCGCCCGATTGCTGGCCGTGCGGGTCGTGCTGACAAATCCCGAATACGAGGCGCTGGCGCCGGAACGGGTTGAAAAAGATGCGCTGGCCGCGCGCGAGGCTCTGGATGAACTGGTTTCCCGGGCGCAAGCCAACGGCGTTGAATGCGAAGGCATTATTCGCCATGGCGCCGATCCATACATGGAGGTCGCGGATCTGGCCGGGGAGCGCAATGCAGACATGATGGTGATCGGCCGGCGCACGCAAAGTGATCTGACGCGCCTGATGGTCGGGGATTCCACGGCCCGGGTGATTGGACATGCTCCCTGTCATGTGTTTGTCGTGCCGCGTGCCGCGCAAATGCCTGCCAGGGGCATCGTGGCCGGGACCGATGGATCCGAACGGGGGAATGCCGCCGCCCTGGCAGCGGGTTATCTGGCCCGGACCTGTCAATTACCTTTAT
Proteins encoded:
- a CDS encoding universal stress protein, encoding MADMDSPIAGFETLLLATDGTEYSAGAESAALDMAAKCGARLLAVRVVLTNPEYEALAPERVEKDALAAREALDELVSRAQANGVECEGIIRHGADPYMEVADLAGERNADMMVIGRRTQSDLTRLMVGDSTARVIGHAPCHVFVVPRAAQMPARGIVAGTDGSERGNAAALAAGYLARTCQLPLYVVSATLPGHSEARRAEAKTAVQQLGDRLKAQSIEAVCSVVEGRPEDVIVDAATKHGADLIVVGSHGRTGLARLLMGSVAERVIGHASCAVLVIK